Genomic DNA from uncultured Fusobacterium sp.:
GAACAGATGAAGCAACTAAAAGCATATAAATTTAGAATATATCCAAGGGATGAACAAAAGATATTTTTTAGTAAAACTTTTGGTTGTGTTCGTCTTGTCTACAACCTTATGCTAAATGATA
This window encodes:
- a CDS encoding helix-turn-helix domain-containing protein, coding for MKQLKAYKFRIYPRDEQKIFFSKTFGCVRLVYNLMLND